ATATTAAGTCCTCATCGCTATACCCTGTATACAACTTGCGAATCAAAGTATATAGCCAGATCTTAAATGACCTAGTTAGCTTTTAATCGTTATCGCTATGAGTAAGTGGGTAATGATAGATAGTTAATAAGTTGAAATATTGTGAGGGTAACAAAGTCAGTGATTAACAAGCTTGATTTGTATCAAGCGGAGTTGTTTTTAGTGTGTAAGTATTAAAGGATGAAATTTATAGTCACATTTCACAAGTTATTGCTTAATAGTGAACACCTTGTCGAATTGTACTAGTTGTAATGTTTTGTATATAAAGTTATTACAATGTACTACCTGTATTTTTTTTGTACTTAGGTCTTGTTTCATACACATCATCACACCGATTGCAGAACTATCCATGTAGTCAGTTTGCTGGAAGTCAATAATATAAGTATGAACTTTATCTTTAGCATTTAAGTAGGCTTCTTTAAATGCATGCACAACTTCTCGGGTGAAGTTTTTTCCGATAAAAATAGTAAGTTGGTTGTCAGCTGTTTCCGTTTTAATATTTGTTCCAAAGTTGTCCATAACTTGTCTTTATTCTATTGCTTTTAGTAAGTCACCTTTGATTATAGTTTAAGCAGTAAGATTAATAAAGTAGGCCTTGACTTAAATCAAAATGGTCACTGGCTATACAATAGATACTGCCTAGTTTCAATTGACCCTTAAAATGAGTATAGCTGCTATGATTATTAGCTTGCCTGATACACAAAAGTTGTTGCCTGCTGTACCAAAGTTAATAGCTAAGCCTTTTGTTTATATGCCTTTTGCTTTACAGCAGAAGCTGCTCACCCACTTATTACAACAGGCTTTTAGTGAGACATTAGCAGATGGTGACTGTGAATTTTTACAAGGTTCCTGGTTAAAAGTAGCTATTACCGACTTGAATATTAGCTGGCTATTTGGGTGTGGTGAGAAAAATGAAATACTGATTAAAAAAAATGGTTCGGCTGATGTGACGATAGAAGGGAGTTTGAATAGTTTTATATTGTTAGCTGCACGAAAGGAAGATCCTGATACGTTATTTTTTCAACGTCAGCTAACGATAGGAGGGGACACAGAATTAGGACTACAGGTTAAAAACTTATTGGATAATATGGAGCTTGATGTGTTACCGCCTATAATGAATTTATCCATTCGCTGTGGTGCTGAGTATATTTCACTGTTCAGTAAGAACGAATTTTAGTATCAGTAATGTATAATTTTAATTTGGGTAATAAGAGCTCTAAATCATAGTGATTGGACTGTTGGTTTAGGTCTGTATTTAAAATATTGCCAGGTTTAAATGGTTGTAGTACCCATTGTTTGACTTTATGTGAGGCTAAAATCTTTGCCATTATGAGCAAGTCTTCAGGATTAATGAGTTGGTAGTTGATAGTTGTTCTGATTTCATAGGGGGTATTGGACTCTAATAACTGGGTTAGGCTTGTCATGCATTTTTTATAATAGACTTTACTGCCTGTAATAGTAGTAGCTAAATGAGGTGGTGATTTAAAATCAAAGCCTACCCAGTCGACTAATGATAATATAGAGGTAAATCGTTTAGGTATGCTGCCACTAGTATGAATACCGACTTTAAAGCCTTGTTGTTTACACCATTGAATAGCCTCTACTAAATTATTCTGAATTAAGGGCTCTCCACCACTAAAGACAACTGCTTCAACTAGACCTATTCTACGTTTTAGAAATTGCTGAATAGTCTGCCAAGCATATTGCCCAGAGGTAATGTTGATGAGTTCAGGGTTATGGCAATACTGACAGCGTAAGTTGCAGCCTTGACAATATAGTACTGTTGCTAAATGATCAGGAAAATCAATGGTGGTGAGGGGAGTTATTCCACCTATTCGTACTTCTCTCATATAAACTGCCTAGTAAATAAATCAAGAACAAGACCATCCCTGGCAGTACGGCTTGGTTTTAAGTAGCTGCTAATCGCTTTGTCGATGTAGACTCAGTGAAAAACTGTCGGTCGTTATGCTCAGCCAGTTTGCCGGGATTAAACGCAGAAGTTGGTCGATGGTAGCCCATGACGCGGGTCCAGACTTCACAGCGCTGTCTTTTTGGATGGTTTGTTAAAGTTTGCATGGTCATAATCTTTTCTTTATTTAACCTCATTAGCAAGAATTTCTTCATCACATTTTGGGCAAAACTCATGTTCGCCCGCCAAATAACCATGAACAGGACAAATAGAGAACGTAGGAGTAATCGTGATATACGGTACTTTAAAGTTGCTCAAAGCGGCTTTGACAAGTTTACGACAACTGACACTGCTTGAAATGGGTTCTGCCATATAAAGGTGTAGGACCGTTCCCCCAGTGTAGCTACGTTGTAATTTTTCCTGTAACTCTAATGCTAAAAATGGATCATCAGTA
The DNA window shown above is from Spartinivicinus poritis and carries:
- a CDS encoding STAS domain-containing protein, coding for MDNFGTNIKTETADNQLTIFIGKNFTREVVHAFKEAYLNAKDKVHTYIIDFQQTDYMDSSAIGVMMCMKQDLSTKKIQVVHCNNFIYKTLQLVQFDKVFTIKQ
- the nrdD gene encoding anaerobic ribonucleoside-triphosphate reductase; the protein is MTMQTLTNHPKRQRCEVWTRVMGYHRPTSAFNPGKLAEHNDRQFFTESTSTKRLAAT
- a CDS encoding anaerobic ribonucleoside-triphosphate reductase activating protein; the encoded protein is MREVRIGGITPLTTIDFPDHLATVLYCQGCNLRCQYCHNPELINITSGQYAWQTIQQFLKRRIGLVEAVVFSGGEPLIQNNLVEAIQWCKQQGFKVGIHTSGSIPKRFTSILSLVDWVGFDFKSPPHLATTITGSKVYYKKCMTSLTQLLESNTPYEIRTTINYQLINPEDLLIMAKILASHKVKQWVLQPFKPGNILNTDLNQQSNHYDLELLLPKLKLYITDTKIRSY
- the ubiT gene encoding ubiquinone anaerobic biosynthesis accessory factor UbiT, with amino-acid sequence MSIAAMIISLPDTQKLLPAVPKLIAKPFVYMPFALQQKLLTHLLQQAFSETLADGDCEFLQGSWLKVAITDLNISWLFGCGEKNEILIKKNGSADVTIEGSLNSFILLAARKEDPDTLFFQRQLTIGGDTELGLQVKNLLDNMELDVLPPIMNLSIRCGAEYISLFSKNEF